AAGGAGGAGCCCTCGGAGCCGCGCGAGGCGTCGCTCACGGCCATCCTCTCGCTCGCGGGCTTCGTCGACACGGAGCTCGCCGCGCTGAACGCCCGGCATTTCGAGCTGGAGCGCCAGCAGCGTGACGCCATGGAGGAGGTGGAGCTGCGCCGGCAGCGGCTGGAGGAGGGCTCGTCCGCGGTGCGCGGTCAGCGCGCGCAGCTCTTCCGCGCGGCAGTCATCACGCTCTCGGACGTGGGCCAGACGACCGAGGGCGCGCAGCTCGCGCTCGAGTACGCGGTGCAGGGCGCCCGCTGGGTGCCGGGCTATGACCTGCGGATGCCTCGCACGCTCGATGGAGGCACGCTGCGCATGCGCGCCTCCATCATCCAGCTCACCGGCGAGGACTGGAGCAACGTGCGGCTGTCCCTCTCCACCGCGCAGCTGGAGCGGCGCGCAGAGGTGCCCGAGCTGAAGGCGCTGCGCATCGGCCGGCGCCAGCCGCCCCCGGCCCGCTCGGGCTGGCGCGAGCCTCCGCCGGGCCTCGATGAGCTCTTCGCCGGCTACGACACGGCCCGGCCCTCGGGTCCCTCTTCCCTCCCTCCGTCCGTGAAGCGCGAGCGCTCCGAGGCGCGTGAGTTCGCCATGCCTCCACCGGCCGAGCCCATGCCACGGGATGAGCGCACCACGGGCTCGATGCCCGCGCTTCCTTCCAAGCCCCAGGCCGCGCCCGCGCCACTCCGTGCGTCGCAGGCCATGCCCGCGGTGAGCGCCGCGCCCGCCCCGGGCAGACCCTCGCCCACCATGGCCGTCGGGAGGGCCTCCGCGCCCCCTCCGCCTCCGGGTGCGCCACCTGCCCGGGCGAAGTCGAGTCCCAACCTGATGAAGCGCCGCCATGTCGCGGACGAAGCGCCCATGGAGATGCTGGAGGAGGCCGAGGCGGAGGCTCCATCGCTCGACATGGGTTACGACGATGACGAGGGAGCGATGGCCGGCGGCGGCGGTGGTGCCTTCGGTGGCATGCAGCCCCCGCCCCAGCCCGCCGGGATGGAGCCGATGGTCGACCTGCTCGACTACGGCAACCTGGCGCTGGGCGCCGCCGACCAGCCCGCACGACGCGGACGCCTGATGCCCCAGCCCGAGGGCCTGTCCCGCGAGCTGCTCGTGCTGATGGGCGTACACGTGCAGGTGGACTTCTTCGCGCTCGTGGCCCAGTACGAG
This is a stretch of genomic DNA from Archangium violaceum. It encodes these proteins:
- a CDS encoding DUF4139 domain-containing protein; this translates as MVVVPSVLDAVTVHAEGALCTRLASVPSDNGRFPVQVRIAGLPLGLRTGSLRASVLKGPHGLRVRDIRPAFDVRLPPETDIPAAQRALEEAQEKLAVVSAELERVQRDIAALQKLKPSFPPRKKEEPSEPREASLTAILSLAGFVDTELAALNARHFELERQQRDAMEEVELRRQRLEEGSSAVRGQRAQLFRAAVITLSDVGQTTEGAQLALEYAVQGARWVPGYDLRMPRTLDGGTLRMRASIIQLTGEDWSNVRLSLSTAQLERRAEVPELKALRIGRRQPPPARSGWREPPPGLDELFAGYDTARPSGPSSLPPSVKRERSEAREFAMPPPAEPMPRDERTTGSMPALPSKPQAAPAPLRASQAMPAVSAAPAPGRPSPTMAVGRASAPPPPPGAPPARAKSSPNLMKRRHVADEAPMEMLEEAEAEAPSLDMGYDDDEGAMAGGGGGAFGGMQPPPQPAGMEPMVDLLDYGNLALGAADQPARRGRLMPQPEGLSRELLVLMGVHVQVDFFALVAQYERTVASVQQVAPPAWSVPPRQSSPHFDYRFDVETRAEVPSDGVWHTVPVFSAPVGLSAEYVCVPSMEPRAFRTVKVENRTPHALLAGPVDVTLGDEFLMTSPLPTLAPGATQRLGLGVEESIKVSRNTRFDEASGGVFGGSNVLTHHVCVELANRTAQRISVEVLERMPAIPSAEKDIKVEESEVKPAWSKRSLLPGETPVEGERAWKVTLQPGETQALNATWVVRIPSSKMLVGGNRRT